The following are encoded in a window of Syngnathoides biaculeatus isolate LvHL_M chromosome 3, ASM1980259v1, whole genome shotgun sequence genomic DNA:
- the LOC133497579 gene encoding zinc finger protein OZF-like isoform X1, whose product MCAKRVKQECDEEVSQATGDNDNERQHQVQEVVFQKPQVDAARTADVRPEKEERHSRHMKEDEEEEEERSHFKRGDEADPCQVKEEDELLYVKEEEEEEEITNLPLTLVALKSEGDGDEGRRDRRASNSSSPNTTEGDEDFSLLAPLSDSDDKMTRSPDIGDGHQQSRGDTTCRTDHKRWACSQCEKTFWSKSGLNLHRRIHSGEKSFDCSVCGKIFPTQAHLRPHARTHTGEKPFACSICAQRFSENGSLRRHMRTHTGEKPYACSVCGKGFATQGNLTTHTRTHTGEKPYACSFCGQSFSGQGSLRRHSRIHTGEKLFSCSVCGKAFSTKGSLRRHTRAHTGEKPFACSVCGMRFSWKAYLITHKTTHTGEKPFACLVCGKRFTLKPYLVRHTRTHTGEKPFVCSVCGTSFSDTGSLRRHTKIHTGEKPFGCPVCGKKFTRKRDSIRHARTHTGEKPFDCSVCARRFSCKHHVKTHKCAGEKSSSQVRLKQTEET is encoded by the exons ATGTGTGCGAAGCGTGTCAAACAAGAGTGCGACGAGGAAGTGAGCCAAGCAACAGGCGACAACGACAACGAGAGACAACATCAAGTCCAGGAGGTTGTTTTTCAGAAGCCCCAAGTTGATGCGGCACGCACAGCAG ACGTGCGTCCTGAGAAGGAGGAGCGACACTCCCGTCACAtgaaggaggacgaggaggaagaggaggagcgcTCCCACTTCAAACGTGGAGATGAGGCTGATCCCTGCCAGGTCAAAGAGGAGGACGAGCTCCTCTAcgtcaaagaggaagaggaggaggaagaaatcACCAATTTGCCATTGACGCTGGTCGCATTGAAGAGTGAAGGCGATGGCGACGAAGGTCGAAGGGACCGTCGGGCAAGCAACAGCTCAAGTCCAAACACAACAGAAGGGGATGAGGACTTCAGCCTCTTGGCGCCATTGTCAGATAGCGACGACAAGATGACACGCTCGCCTGACATTGGTGACGGTCACCAACAATCGAGGGGTGATACCACGTGCCGCACCGACCACAAACGTTGGGCGTGTTCTCAGTGTGAGAAGACATTTTGGTCAAAGTCGGGCTTGAATCTTCACAGGAGGATTCACTCTGGCGAGAAATCTTTTgattgctcagtttgtgggAAAATCTTCCCGACGCAGGCCCACTTGAGGCCGCacgcaagaacacacactggcgaGAAACCCTTCGCTTGCTCAATTTGCGCCCAAAGATTCTCGGAAAACGGAAGCTTACGAAGacacatgagaacgcacactggggaaaaaccttacgcctgctcagtttgcggtaaAGGTTTTGCGACTCAGGGAAATTTAACAAcccacacaagaacccacactggcgAGAAGCCTTACGCTTGCTCGTTTTGTGGCCAAAGCTTCTCTGGACAGGGAAGCTTAAGAAGACATTCCAGAATACACACTGGCGAGAAacttttttcctgctcagtttgtggtaaagcCTTTTCCACGAAAGGTAGTTTAAGAAGACACACAAGGgcgcacactggtgagaaacctttcgcctgttcagtttgtgggatGAGATTCAGTTGGAAGGcatatttaatcacacacaagacaacacacactggtgagaaaccttttgcttgcTTAGTTTGCGGTAAAAGATTCACACTGAAGCCATATTTAGTAAggcacacaagaacgcacaccggggagaaacctttcgtctgctcagtttgcggcaCGTCATTCTCCGACACGGGAAGCTTGAGAAGACACACCAAAatccacactggagagaaaccctttGGCTGTCCAGTCTGCGGGAAAAAATTCACTCGCAAGAGAGATTCAATCAGGCacgcaagaacacacactggggagaaGCCTTTTGACTGCTCGGTTTGTGCTAGGAGATTTTCTTGTAAGCATCATGTTAAGACGCACAAGTGTGCTGGTGAGAAAAGCAGCAGTCAGGTACGCTTGAAACAAACTGAAGAAACCTGA
- the LOC133497579 gene encoding zinc finger protein OZF-like isoform X2 produces the protein MKEDEEEEEERSHFKRGDEADPCQVKEEDELLYVKEEEEEEEITNLPLTLVALKSEGDGDEGRRDRRASNSSSPNTTEGDEDFSLLAPLSDSDDKMTRSPDIGDGHQQSRGDTTCRTDHKRWACSQCEKTFWSKSGLNLHRRIHSGEKSFDCSVCGKIFPTQAHLRPHARTHTGEKPFACSICAQRFSENGSLRRHMRTHTGEKPYACSVCGKGFATQGNLTTHTRTHTGEKPYACSFCGQSFSGQGSLRRHSRIHTGEKLFSCSVCGKAFSTKGSLRRHTRAHTGEKPFACSVCGMRFSWKAYLITHKTTHTGEKPFACLVCGKRFTLKPYLVRHTRTHTGEKPFVCSVCGTSFSDTGSLRRHTKIHTGEKPFGCPVCGKKFTRKRDSIRHARTHTGEKPFDCSVCARRFSCKHHVKTHKCAGEKSSSQVRLKQTEET, from the coding sequence AtgaaggaggacgaggaggaagaggaggagcgcTCCCACTTCAAACGTGGAGATGAGGCTGATCCCTGCCAGGTCAAAGAGGAGGACGAGCTCCTCTAcgtcaaagaggaagaggaggaggaagaaatcACCAATTTGCCATTGACGCTGGTCGCATTGAAGAGTGAAGGCGATGGCGACGAAGGTCGAAGGGACCGTCGGGCAAGCAACAGCTCAAGTCCAAACACAACAGAAGGGGATGAGGACTTCAGCCTCTTGGCGCCATTGTCAGATAGCGACGACAAGATGACACGCTCGCCTGACATTGGTGACGGTCACCAACAATCGAGGGGTGATACCACGTGCCGCACCGACCACAAACGTTGGGCGTGTTCTCAGTGTGAGAAGACATTTTGGTCAAAGTCGGGCTTGAATCTTCACAGGAGGATTCACTCTGGCGAGAAATCTTTTgattgctcagtttgtgggAAAATCTTCCCGACGCAGGCCCACTTGAGGCCGCacgcaagaacacacactggcgaGAAACCCTTCGCTTGCTCAATTTGCGCCCAAAGATTCTCGGAAAACGGAAGCTTACGAAGacacatgagaacgcacactggggaaaaaccttacgcctgctcagtttgcggtaaAGGTTTTGCGACTCAGGGAAATTTAACAAcccacacaagaacccacactggcgAGAAGCCTTACGCTTGCTCGTTTTGTGGCCAAAGCTTCTCTGGACAGGGAAGCTTAAGAAGACATTCCAGAATACACACTGGCGAGAAacttttttcctgctcagtttgtggtaaagcCTTTTCCACGAAAGGTAGTTTAAGAAGACACACAAGGgcgcacactggtgagaaacctttcgcctgttcagtttgtgggatGAGATTCAGTTGGAAGGcatatttaatcacacacaagacaacacacactggtgagaaaccttttgcttgcTTAGTTTGCGGTAAAAGATTCACACTGAAGCCATATTTAGTAAggcacacaagaacgcacaccggggagaaacctttcgtctgctcagtttgcggcaCGTCATTCTCCGACACGGGAAGCTTGAGAAGACACACCAAAatccacactggagagaaaccctttGGCTGTCCAGTCTGCGGGAAAAAATTCACTCGCAAGAGAGATTCAATCAGGCacgcaagaacacacactggggagaaGCCTTTTGACTGCTCGGTTTGTGCTAGGAGATTTTCTTGTAAGCATCATGTTAAGACGCACAAGTGTGCTGGTGAGAAAAGCAGCAGTCAGGTACGCTTGAAACAAACTGAAGAAACCTGA
- the LOC133497586 gene encoding zinc finger protein OZF-like: MCAKSVKGEDALELSRAKKQNERQRRELDALVHKPQDDLVADIGKKCICPERQEARSPQIREEKDRRVTEEEPESPVVKEEEEEAGITNLPFPCVTVKIEEDEEHWGGSQDGTLFTPLSDNKITARSADTEEEEEEEEEEKHSKDDRTSQWKCSQCGKTFDGKFTFKDHMRQHFACSLCGKRFSAMICLTRHTRTHTGEKLFACSVCGKRFTQKGHLETHTRTHTGEKPFVCPVCGKRYSQKGHLEIHTRSHTGEKPFVCSVCGKGFSEKRSLREHARTHTGEQPFACVVCGKRFSRKTNLTTHSRTHTGEKRFACSVCGKTFTLKSHFNDHTRTHTGEKPYVCSVCGKRFSVKESLTRHKRTHTGEKPYACSVCGKIFTQKGHLRKHARTHTGEKPFACSVCAKKFTQKGNLGKHLRTHTGEKPFACSVCGKTFTAKTDLVKHTRTHTGEKPFACSVCAKRFSCQHHVKTHKCVGVKSSKSRKL; this comes from the exons ATGTGTGCAAAAAGTGTGAAAGGAGAGGACGCGCTCGAACTTTCtcgagcaaaaaaacaaaacgagcgACAACGTCGAGAACTGGACGCTCTTGTCCACAAGCCTCAAGATGATTTGGTAGCAG ACATCggtaaaaagtgtatttgtcCTGAGCGGCAGGAGGCACGTTCCCCTCAAATCAGAGAGGAAAAAGACCGCCGCGTTACGGAGGAGGAGCCAGAGTCGCCCGTcgttaaagaggaagaggaggaggctggCATCACCAACTTGCCATTCCCTTGTGTCACCGTGAAGATCGAAGAGGATGAGGAGCACTGGGGAGGCTCACAAGACGGAACTCTCTTCACTCCTCTGTCAGATAATAAGATAACGGCGCGCTCTGCTGacactgaggaggaggaggaggaggaggaggaggagaaacacTCCAAAGACGATAGGACGTCTCAGTGGAAATGCTCGCAGTGTGGCAAAACCTTTGATGGCAAGTTCACGTTCAAAGACCACATGAGGCAACATTTTGCCTGCTCACTTTGTGGCAAAAGATTCTCTGCTATGATTTGTTTaacaagacacacaagaacacacactggggaaaaactttttgcctgctcagtttgtgggaaACGATTCACTCAGAAAGGACATTTAGAGacacacacaaggacacacacgggagagaaaccttttgtttGCCCAGTTTGTGGGAAAAGATACTCTCAGAAGGGACACTTGGAAatacacacacgctcacacactggggagaaaccttttgtctgctcagtttgcggtaaAGGATTCTCAGAAAAGAGAAGCTTAAGAGAACACGCACGAACACACACTGGGGAGCAACCTTTCGCCTGCGTCGTctgtggtaaaagattctcaAGAAAGACTAATTTAACAACGCActcaagaacccacactggggAGAAGCGGTTTGCCTGCTCAGTCTGTGGGAAAACATTTACTCTAAAGAGTCATTTCAATGaccacacaagaacacacactggggagaaaccttacgtctgctcagtttgtggcaaaagattTTCTGTAAAAGAAAGCTTAACAAGACACAAAAGAACCCACACGGGTGAGAAACCTtatgcctgctcagtttgtggtaaaatatTCACTCAAAAGGGACATTTAAGAAAACAcgcaagaacccacactggggagaaacccTTTGCCTGTTCGGTATGTGCTAAAAAATTCACACAGAAGGGAAATTTAGGCAAACACctaagaacacacactggagaaaaaccttttgcatgCTCTGTTTGTGGTAAAACATTTACTGCAAAGACCGACTTAGTAAAGCACACGCGAAcgcacaccggggagaaaccttttgcctgctccgTTTGCGCTAAAAGATTCTCTTGTCAGCATCATGTGAAGACACACAAGTGTGTTGGTGTGAAGAGCAGCAAATCCAGGAAGCTTTAA